The Lonsdalea populi genome window below encodes:
- a CDS encoding GhoT/OrtT family toxin gives MAHHHLWEMIKTIYLAGFVLSLVFTFFVSRDRSMLIRLLCAVLIGLTWPLSFPVVVMFSFF, from the coding sequence GTGGCTCACCACCATCTGTGGGAAATGATTAAAACTATTTATTTAGCTGGTTTTGTTCTATCGCTGGTTTTCACCTTCTTCGTCAGTAGAGACCGCTCGATGCTGATTCGCCTGCTCTGCGCGGTTTTGATCGGCCTGACCTGGCCGCTCAGTTTTCCCGTTGTCGTGATGTTTTCTTTCTTTTAA